From Pseudomonas poae, the proteins below share one genomic window:
- a CDS encoding electron transfer flavoprotein subunit beta, translating into MTTTVISLVSIGAHPTSGRPRRAEQDARAVELGLQMAGDKLQVLHAGDINEPTLRSYLGMGLPQLQVLEQPAGADALPVLSDYLREAGAQVVLTGSQAETGEGSGMLPFLLAEQLGWPLIVGLAQVESIEGGVAHVLQALPRGQRRRLKVRLPFLATVDNAAPKPRQSAYGPAQRGELAAHEVQIEPDALFTDALLQPAKPRPKRLKVIKAKSGADRMKAATAKASGGGGQVLKGLSPEAGAEAILKLLIEEGVVR; encoded by the coding sequence ATGACGACGACTGTAATCAGCCTGGTCTCCATCGGCGCCCACCCGACTTCCGGGCGCCCGCGCCGTGCGGAGCAGGATGCCCGCGCCGTGGAACTGGGCCTGCAAATGGCTGGGGATAAGTTGCAGGTGCTGCACGCCGGCGACATTAACGAACCGACGTTGCGCAGCTACCTGGGCATGGGCTTGCCGCAATTGCAGGTGCTGGAACAGCCGGCCGGCGCTGATGCCTTGCCGGTGCTCAGTGACTACTTGCGCGAGGCGGGTGCCCAGGTGGTGCTTACCGGCAGCCAGGCGGAAACCGGCGAAGGCTCGGGCATGTTGCCGTTCCTGCTGGCCGAGCAATTGGGCTGGCCGTTGATTGTGGGCCTGGCGCAAGTGGAGTCTATCGAGGGCGGCGTGGCGCACGTGCTGCAGGCCCTGCCTCGCGGGCAGCGGCGCCGCTTGAAGGTGCGCCTGCCGTTTCTGGCAACGGTGGATAACGCCGCGCCCAAACCCCGGCAAAGCGCCTACGGGCCTGCACAGCGCGGGGAGTTGGCGGCCCATGAAGTGCAAATTGAGCCGGACGCATTATTCACCGACGCGCTGCTGCAACCGGCCAAGCCACGCCCCAAGCGCCTCAAGGTGATCAAGGCCAAGAGCGGCGCTGACCGCATGAAGGCCGCAACGGCCAAGGCCAGCGGTGGCGGCGGGCAGGTGCTTAAGGGGCTCAGCCCGGAGGCGGGCGCCGAGGCCATTCTCAAGCTGCTGATAGAAGAGGGCGTAGTACGCTGA